The following are encoded in a window of Chlorocebus sabaeus isolate Y175 chromosome 22, mChlSab1.0.hap1, whole genome shotgun sequence genomic DNA:
- the RAB7A gene encoding ras-related protein Rab-7a produces the protein MTSRKKVLLKVIILGDSGVGKTSLMNQYVNKKFSNQYKATIGADFLTKEVMVDDRLVTMQIWDTAGQERFQSLGVAFYRGADCCVLVFDVTAPNTFKTLDSWRDEFLIQASPRDPENFPFVVLGNKIDLENRQVATKRAQAWCYSKNNIPYFETSAKEAINVEQAFQTIARNALKQETEVELYNEFPEPIKLDKNDRAKASAESCSC, from the exons ATGACCTCTAGGAAGAAAGTGTTGCTGAAGGTTATCATCCTGGGAGATTCTGG AGTCGGGAAGACATCACTCATGAACCAGTATGTGAATAAGAAATTCAGCAATCAGTACAAAGCCACAATAGGAGCTGACTTTCTGACCAAGGAGGTGATGGTGGATGACAGACTAGTCACAATGCAG ATATGGGACACAGCAGGACAGGAACGGTTCCAGTCTCTTGGTGTGGCCTTCTACAGAGGTGCAGACTGCTGTGTTCTGGTATTTGATGTGACTGCCCCCAACACATTCAAAACCCTAGATAGCTGGAGAGATGAGTTTCTCATCCAGGCCAGTCCCCGAGATCCTGAAAACTTCCCCTTTGTTGTGTTGGGAAACAAGATTGACCTCGAAAACAGACAA GTGGCCACAAAGCGGGCACAGGCCTGGTGCTACAGCAAAAACAACATTCCCTACTTTGAGACCAGTGCCAAGGAGGCCATCAACGTGGAGCAGGCATTCCAGACGATTGCACGGAATGCACTTAAGCAG GAAACGGAGGTGGAGCTGTACAACGAATTCCCTGAACCTATCAAACTGGACAAGAATGACCGGGCCAAGGCCTCGGCAGAAAGCTGCAGTTGCTGA